Proteins encoded by one window of Halomonas sp. SH5A2:
- a CDS encoding IS3 family transposase (programmed frameshift), with protein sequence MPRYSKERKAVVLKKLLPPHNRSVVSVATEEGISDATLYSWLKQCREKGVPVPGYTQSDNEWSPDAKLAVVIETATLSETELGAYCREKGLYPEQIQQWKAACLQGAGQQEDQAKTAQKQRKEDRKTIKQLKAEVRRKDRALAETTSLLVLFKKARRLVRRRPEQRRGRLTPLEERARLIALFDEAVTGGASRYKAAAMIDVSERTLKRWRSACGAVVEDQRLHAVQGSQPHQLTHEEEQAILSACNRPEYQSLPPSQIVPLLADQGAYLASESSFYRVLKKHQQQHHRGRMKPRRPVPEPTSFTATGPNQVWSWDISFCSSVVRGQHWYLYLIMDIYSRKIIAWEVHDAESGELAKQLLERALLREGCWHQPPVLHSDNGAPMTSYTLKARLTELGMLMSYSRPRVSNDNPYSEALFRTVKYCPAWPTKGFASLSAVRDWMLTFERAYNEQHLHSGIRYVTPADRHRGVDRERLKHRKAVYERAKRRHPQRWSGNTRNWEVPGSVALNPGKLQEVERNKQAA encoded by the exons GTGCCACGTTATTCTAAAGAGCGTAAAGCTGTTGTACTGAAAAAGTTGTTGCCACCCCATAATCGCAGTGTGGTATCTGTCGCCACTGAAGAAGGCATCTCTGACGCGACGCTGTATAGTTGGTTAAAACAGTGTCGAGAAAAAGGAGTGCCTGTGCCGGGTTACACCCAAAGCGACAACGAGTGGTCGCCTGACGCCAAGCTTGCCGTGGTCATCGAAACCGCCACCCTGTCAGAAACAGAGCTTGGTGCTTACTGCCGCGAAAAAGGCCTTTATCCCGAGCAGATCCAGCAGTGGAAAGCCGCTTGTCTCCAAGGCGCTGGCCAACAAGAAGACCAAGCAAAAACGGCACAAAAACAGCGTAAAGAAGACCGTAAAACGATCAAACAGCTCAAAGCAGAAGTACGCCGCAAAGACAGAGCCTTAGCGGAAACGACATCGTTGCTGGTGCTCT TCAAAAAAGCTCGACGCCTTGTACGGCGAAGACCCGAACAGCGGCGAGGACGACTGACGCCGCTTGAGGAACGTGCAAGGCTCATTGCGTTGTTTGATGAAGCGGTAACAGGGGGCGCTTCCCGCTATAAAGCAGCGGCGATGATAGACGTGAGCGAGCGCACGCTGAAACGCTGGCGTTCTGCGTGTGGCGCAGTGGTTGAGGATCAGCGCCTACACGCGGTACAAGGCAGTCAGCCGCATCAACTGACTCATGAGGAGGAACAGGCCATTTTGAGCGCCTGTAATCGCCCCGAGTATCAGAGCCTACCACCGTCTCAGATCGTGCCGTTACTGGCAGATCAAGGGGCCTACTTGGCTTCCGAGTCGTCGTTCTACCGGGTACTGAAAAAGCACCAACAGCAGCACCACCGAGGGCGAATGAAACCACGCCGCCCAGTACCTGAGCCGACGAGCTTTACGGCCACCGGGCCGAACCAAGTCTGGAGTTGGGACATTAGTTTTTGTTCTTCCGTTGTGCGTGGTCAGCACTGGTATCTCTACCTGATCATGGATATCTACAGTCGCAAAATCATCGCCTGGGAAGTTCATGATGCGGAATCAGGTGAGTTGGCGAAACAACTGCTGGAACGCGCCTTATTGAGAGAAGGATGCTGGCATCAGCCCCCGGTGTTGCACTCGGATAACGGCGCGCCGATGACGTCTTATACACTGAAAGCGAGGTTAACAGAGTTAGGGATGTTGATGTCTTACAGCCGACCGAGAGTGAGCAATGACAACCCTTACTCGGAAGCGCTGTTCCGTACCGTCAAATATTGTCCAGCGTGGCCCACAAAGGGCTTTGCATCGCTGAGCGCGGTACGTGACTGGATGTTGACGTTCGAACGAGCCTACAACGAACAGCACTTGCATAGTGGCATTCGGTACGTGACACCCGCTGATCGGCATCGAGGTGTCGACCGAGAACGTCTTAAGCATCGCAAAGCGGTTTATGAAAGAGCTAAGCGCCGACATCCACAGCGCTGGTCAGGCAACACACGAAACTGGGAAGTACCCGGTTCGGTAGCGCTCAACCCTGGCAAGCTGCAGGAAGTCGAGCGTAATAAACAGGCTGCTTAG
- a CDS encoding OmpW/AlkL family protein: MRKAALPTLLVSTVAAAALITSSQAFAYGAGDFFTRAGVAKVAPKSDNGSLNNGALSVDVQDETDFAFTLGYRFLDNVGVELLAALPFEHDIHLNGGNIASTKHLPPTLTLQYYPLGGTQSRVQPYVGAGVNYTHFSDEKLTIGDLDLDDSWGAAGQVGVDLLIDDHWALNAAAWYIDIDTDASVNGAAAGTVEIDPLVVMGGLSYRF, encoded by the coding sequence ATGCGTAAAGCCGCCCTGCCTACCCTACTTGTATCCACCGTTGCCGCTGCGGCGTTGATAACCAGCAGCCAGGCATTCGCTTACGGCGCGGGTGATTTCTTTACCCGCGCTGGTGTTGCCAAAGTCGCCCCGAAAAGCGACAACGGCTCACTGAATAACGGTGCACTGTCCGTGGATGTGCAGGATGAAACCGATTTCGCGTTCACCTTGGGCTATCGCTTCCTCGATAACGTCGGCGTGGAGCTATTGGCGGCGCTGCCGTTCGAGCACGATATCCATTTGAATGGCGGTAATATCGCATCCACCAAGCACTTGCCGCCCACCCTAACGCTGCAGTACTACCCGCTGGGCGGCACTCAGTCCCGGGTACAGCCTTACGTGGGTGCGGGTGTTAACTACACCCACTTTTCCGATGAAAAGCTGACGATTGGTGATTTAGACCTGGATGACTCCTGGGGTGCGGCGGGCCAGGTAGGTGTTGACCTGCTTATTGATGACCACTGGGCGCTGAACGCGGCGGCTTGGTACATCGACATTGATACCGATGCCAGCGTTAACGGTGCGGCGGCAGGCACCGTTGAGATCGACCCTCTCGTGGTCATGGGTGGCCTCAGCTATCGCTTCTAG
- the rimK gene encoding 30S ribosomal protein S6--L-glutamate ligase has product MHIALLSRNRNLYSTRRLVEAAEGRGHTARVVDTLRCYMSIASHHPSIHYKGQEIEPFDAVIPRIGSSVTFYGCAVLRQFEMMGTYVINDNVSITRSRDKLRSLQLLSRKGLGLPITGFAHSPDDIPDLITMVKGAPLVIKLLEGTQGIGVVLAETNQAAESVIQAFMGMKANIMVQEYIKEARGADIRCFVIGDKVVASMKRQAADGEFRSNLHRGGTASVIRITPEERSTAIRAAKAMGLRVAGVDLLRSNHGPVIMEVNSSPGLQGIESATGKDIASMIIEHIEKNAMPARKAPPKPKG; this is encoded by the coding sequence ATGCACATCGCTTTGCTTTCCCGTAATCGCAACCTCTACTCCACACGCCGCCTGGTGGAAGCGGCCGAAGGTCGTGGACACACTGCGCGAGTGGTCGACACCCTGCGCTGCTACATGAGTATTGCCTCACACCACCCGTCGATTCACTATAAGGGGCAGGAAATCGAGCCTTTTGACGCGGTGATCCCGCGGATCGGCTCCTCCGTCACCTTTTATGGCTGCGCGGTGCTCCGCCAGTTCGAAATGATGGGCACTTACGTTATCAACGATAACGTCTCGATTACGCGTTCAAGGGATAAGCTGCGCTCGCTTCAGTTGCTGTCACGCAAAGGGTTAGGGCTTCCCATTACCGGCTTTGCCCACTCGCCGGACGATATTCCCGACTTGATCACCATGGTAAAGGGCGCCCCGCTGGTCATTAAGCTGCTGGAAGGCACCCAGGGCATTGGCGTGGTATTGGCTGAAACCAATCAGGCGGCGGAGTCAGTTATTCAGGCCTTTATGGGCATGAAAGCCAACATTATGGTGCAGGAGTACATCAAGGAAGCGCGCGGTGCCGATATCCGCTGTTTCGTGATCGGCGATAAAGTCGTCGCCTCCATGAAGCGCCAGGCGGCCGACGGTGAATTCCGTTCGAACCTGCACCGCGGCGGCACTGCCAGCGTCATCCGGATTACGCCTGAAGAGCGCTCCACCGCTATCCGCGCGGCCAAAGCCATGGGTTTGCGGGTTGCCGGTGTCGATTTGCTGCGTTCCAATCATGGTCCGGTGATCATGGAGGTGAACTCCTCTCCCGGCTTGCAGGGCATCGAAAGCGCCACGGGCAAAGACATCGCCAGCATGATTATTGAACACATCGAAAAAAATGCCATGCCGGCGCGTAAAGCACCGCCCAAGCCGAAAGGTTAA
- a CDS encoding SIR2 family protein, translated as MSKEHPGFRIFVLGAGFSVPAGLPTATELYPEVVRRVERLHGKDNRFHWSIQDYIDYRKRSDGVELTIDSIDLEGFMSYLDIEHFLGLEGSDTLSEHGNAAQLFVKRFIGQVIHERTPSKDALPQEYYEFAKKLSVNDIVITLNYDVVLERALEHVGKPYRLFPNRYSKIGDGFNTVDDSRDEVTILKLHGSLDWFSNKSYLHGLEAFKKQGVDGAPNDPIFNNNDKYGHYSLVDGPRNEDDPLLNIYRLKNMDRFYGNYDPPAVPMILSPSHMKIVYANPFMDFWWGWGRAGGMNLGVSIIGFSLPLHDDYLRILLYRIIANFQEVAWDQPLLDWNKNHVKLVDYRTDKKSKDELIERYRFIDYDKADVYTDGFSMDAVEFIFSQSR; from the coding sequence TTGAGTAAAGAACATCCTGGATTTCGAATTTTTGTGCTCGGGGCTGGTTTTTCTGTTCCTGCTGGGCTTCCTACCGCGACAGAGTTGTATCCAGAAGTTGTCAGGCGAGTAGAACGGTTGCATGGAAAAGACAATCGTTTTCACTGGTCAATTCAGGACTATATAGATTACCGAAAAAGAAGTGATGGTGTTGAGCTGACTATTGATAGCATAGATCTAGAAGGGTTTATGTCCTATCTCGATATCGAGCATTTTCTTGGGTTAGAGGGGAGCGATACCTTAAGTGAGCACGGCAATGCAGCCCAGCTATTTGTAAAAAGGTTCATTGGGCAGGTAATTCATGAGAGAACACCGAGTAAGGATGCCTTACCGCAAGAGTATTATGAATTTGCTAAGAAATTGTCAGTAAACGATATTGTTATAACGCTAAATTATGACGTTGTTCTTGAGCGAGCTCTTGAGCATGTTGGTAAGCCTTACAGGCTGTTCCCGAATCGATACAGCAAGATTGGTGACGGGTTTAATACTGTTGATGATTCCAGAGACGAGGTTACGATCTTAAAGCTGCATGGTTCTTTGGATTGGTTCAGTAATAAATCTTACCTTCATGGCTTAGAGGCTTTTAAAAAACAAGGTGTAGATGGGGCACCTAACGATCCCATTTTCAATAATAATGATAAGTATGGCCACTATTCGCTAGTTGATGGGCCAAGGAATGAAGATGATCCGTTACTTAATATTTACAGATTAAAGAACATGGATCGCTTTTACGGAAATTACGATCCACCTGCGGTTCCAATGATACTCTCTCCTTCTCATATGAAAATTGTTTATGCAAATCCGTTTATGGATTTCTGGTGGGGTTGGGGTCGTGCTGGCGGTATGAATTTGGGTGTATCAATCATTGGGTTCTCTCTGCCTTTACACGACGATTATCTTCGAATTCTCCTCTATAGAATTATAGCCAATTTCCAAGAAGTGGCTTGGGATCAACCACTTTTAGATTGGAATAAGAACCACGTAAAGCTTGTCGACTATAGGACGGACAAAAAAAGCAAAGATGAATTAATCGAAAGGTACCGATTTATTGATTACGACAAAGCAGATGTCTATACAGATGGTTTTTCTATGGATGCAGTCGAGTTTATTTTTAGCCAATCAAGATAG
- the sufD gene encoding Fe-S cluster assembly protein SufD, whose protein sequence is MSDTQTFLDTLNARSQQRDAEPTWIAARRQAGAARFEAIGFPTRRDEEWKYTDVRAIAQGNFALAESAEFSQAQAAALTLPLDAYRLTFVDGVFSSALSDLDALPDSVQVLPLSKALVDNHEAVGGPLGRLTSVDFSAFAALNTAFMEEGAVVRIAPGTVVEKPILLQFLSRAGTPVMSHPRILVEAGGRSEATLIEHYAGETDAANFTNVVAELMLDRGAILNHYKLQEAPLGDMHVASIHVEQSRDTRYSSYNLNLGGALVRNDLISDLNGQGAETNFLGLFFGQGRQHVDNHTKVNHNAPLTFSNENYKGILDDRAHGVFNGKVYVKRDSQKIEGFQSNQNLLLSDRAHIDAKPELEIYADDVKCSHGTTTGQLDDEAIYALRTRGIDEATARGLLTLAFAGEVLDQVALDAVAERVELAVAGKLPERFNLAGLVEAAVSLND, encoded by the coding sequence ATGAGCGACACGCAAACGTTCTTGGACACGCTGAACGCGCGTAGCCAACAGCGCGACGCTGAGCCGACCTGGATTGCAGCTCGTCGTCAGGCTGGCGCGGCACGCTTCGAGGCGATTGGCTTCCCCACGCGTCGTGATGAAGAGTGGAAATACACTGATGTTCGCGCTATTGCCCAGGGCAATTTTGCCCTAGCGGAAAGCGCCGAGTTCTCCCAGGCTCAGGCAGCCGCGTTGACGCTACCCCTGGATGCTTACCGGCTGACGTTTGTTGACGGTGTCTTTTCATCAGCGCTTTCCGATCTGGATGCATTGCCCGATAGCGTTCAGGTTCTGCCGCTTTCTAAGGCGCTGGTCGACAATCATGAAGCCGTTGGCGGGCCGCTGGGTCGCCTGACGAGCGTAGATTTTTCCGCCTTCGCGGCACTCAATACGGCGTTTATGGAAGAGGGTGCCGTGGTGCGTATCGCACCAGGTACGGTAGTGGAAAAGCCCATCCTGCTACAGTTCCTTTCCCGTGCAGGCACGCCAGTGATGAGCCATCCACGTATCCTGGTGGAAGCGGGCGGACGCAGCGAAGCGACGCTGATTGAGCATTATGCTGGCGAAACCGACGCGGCGAATTTCACCAACGTGGTGGCTGAGCTGATGCTTGATCGTGGTGCGATTCTGAACCATTACAAGCTTCAGGAAGCACCGCTTGGCGATATGCACGTGGCCAGTATCCACGTAGAACAAAGTCGCGACACGCGCTACAGCTCCTACAATCTGAACCTGGGCGGTGCGCTGGTGCGTAACGACCTGATCAGTGACCTGAACGGTCAGGGCGCAGAAACCAATTTCCTTGGGCTGTTCTTTGGCCAGGGTCGCCAGCACGTCGATAACCACACCAAGGTCAATCACAATGCGCCGCTGACGTTCTCCAACGAGAACTACAAGGGCATTCTGGATGACCGTGCCCACGGCGTGTTTAACGGCAAGGTATACGTCAAGCGTGACAGCCAGAAGATAGAAGGTTTCCAGAGCAATCAGAACCTGCTGCTTTCCGACCGCGCTCACATCGATGCCAAGCCTGAGCTTGAAATCTATGCGGACGACGTCAAGTGCTCCCACGGCACCACCACCGGCCAGCTCGATGATGAAGCCATCTACGCGCTGCGCACCCGGGGAATCGATGAAGCGACCGCTCGCGGCTTGCTGACGCTGGCGTTTGCCGGTGAAGTATTGGATCAGGTGGCGCTGGATGCCGTGGCGGAGCGTGTGGAGCTTGCCGTCGCCGGTAAATTACCAGAGCGTTTCAACCTTGCCGGGTTGGTAGAAGCAGCGGTTTCGCTCAACGACTAA
- a CDS encoding cysteine desulfurase, which produces MPHTVIETPLEQDSARFDVAALRREFPVLGREVNGKPLIYLDNAATSQTPQSVIDVFSDYYSRYNANIHRGLHTLADEATAAFEGTRQRVKGFLNAEDARQIIFTRGTTEAINLVAQSWGRTQLQPGDEVLISMLEHHSNIVPWQLLAAERGFTIKVIPVDTHGALDMDAYRDLLSERTKLVAVNHVSNALGTINPVKEMAALAHQFGALILIDGAQAAPHQRVDVQDIDADFYAFSGHKVYGPTGVGVLYGKKALLEAMPPWQGGGEMIDTVSFDVGTTFAAIPHKFEAGTPAIAEVIALGRALEWMEGVGVEAISAWEGVLLDHATQAVSQVEGLRILGTAPNKAGVLSFVVDGVHAQDIGLLIDQLGVAIRTGHHCAQPLLHHFGVEATCRASFAAYNTLEEVETFVAALNRVIGMVR; this is translated from the coding sequence ATGCCCCATACCGTGATTGAGACGCCCTTGGAGCAAGACAGCGCACGCTTTGATGTGGCCGCGCTGCGCCGGGAATTCCCGGTGCTGGGTCGTGAAGTTAACGGCAAGCCGCTAATCTATCTCGATAATGCGGCGACCAGTCAGACGCCGCAGTCAGTGATAGATGTATTCAGCGATTACTATTCGCGCTACAACGCCAATATTCATCGTGGTCTGCATACCCTGGCGGATGAGGCCACCGCAGCGTTTGAGGGTACGCGTCAGCGGGTTAAAGGGTTTCTCAACGCGGAAGACGCGCGTCAGATCATCTTTACGCGGGGTACCACCGAGGCGATTAACCTGGTAGCGCAAAGCTGGGGGCGTACCCAGTTGCAGCCGGGCGACGAAGTGTTGATCTCGATGCTGGAACACCATTCCAATATCGTGCCTTGGCAGCTGTTGGCGGCCGAGCGTGGGTTTACCATCAAGGTCATCCCTGTCGACACGCACGGCGCACTGGATATGGACGCCTACCGGGACCTGTTGAGCGAGCGCACCAAGCTGGTGGCCGTCAACCACGTGTCTAATGCCCTGGGTACGATCAACCCCGTTAAAGAGATGGCGGCGCTGGCGCATCAGTTTGGCGCCTTGATCCTCATCGATGGCGCCCAGGCGGCGCCGCATCAACGGGTTGACGTGCAGGACATCGATGCCGATTTCTATGCCTTCTCGGGGCATAAGGTCTACGGGCCTACCGGCGTTGGCGTTCTTTACGGCAAAAAAGCGCTGTTGGAAGCGATGCCCCCCTGGCAGGGTGGCGGTGAGATGATCGACACCGTTTCCTTTGACGTCGGCACTACCTTTGCGGCTATTCCGCACAAGTTCGAGGCGGGTACGCCGGCGATTGCCGAAGTCATTGCCTTGGGTCGCGCTCTGGAGTGGATGGAAGGCGTCGGGGTCGAGGCGATTAGTGCCTGGGAAGGCGTATTGCTTGATCATGCCACCCAGGCGGTCAGCCAGGTAGAAGGGCTACGTATTCTGGGTACCGCACCGAACAAGGCAGGCGTGCTGTCCTTCGTGGTTGACGGGGTACATGCCCAGGATATTGGTCTGTTGATCGACCAGTTGGGCGTGGCGATCCGCACCGGGCATCACTGCGCTCAACCGCTCCTGCATCACTTTGGGGTAGAAGCCACGTGCCGAGCGTCATTTGCTGCGTATAATACCCTTGAAGAGGTAGAGACGTTTGTAGCGGCGCTCAACCGCGTTATTGGTATGGTGCGCTAA
- a CDS encoding ATP-dependent zinc protease family protein: MKELPYQAKAVIGRREMVYLPDLALHLCCKADTGARTSALHAEEIETHEDEDGQLWVSFITHSGGPDTPAHRLKVHLHDRRRVTSSNGHAEWRYVIRTPMRLGDLNFPVELSLADRSNMRHPMLLGRRAMRRLLVAPGAAFLHGEP; encoded by the coding sequence TTGAAAGAACTCCCTTACCAGGCCAAAGCGGTTATTGGCCGTCGTGAAATGGTCTATTTGCCGGATCTGGCACTTCATCTGTGCTGCAAAGCAGACACGGGTGCGCGTACCTCGGCACTGCACGCTGAGGAGATCGAGACCCATGAAGACGAAGATGGTCAGCTATGGGTCAGTTTTATTACCCATAGTGGCGGGCCTGACACCCCTGCGCACCGACTGAAGGTGCATTTGCACGATCGCCGACGGGTGACCAGCTCGAACGGGCACGCTGAATGGCGTTATGTGATCCGCACCCCAATGCGCCTGGGCGACCTTAACTTTCCGGTTGAGCTAAGCCTGGCGGACCGCAGTAATATGCGACACCCCATGCTACTGGGACGCCGTGCGATGCGCCGTTTGCTGGTGGCACCGGGCGCTGCGTTTTTACACGGCGAACCTTAA
- the sufT gene encoding putative Fe-S cluster assembly protein SufT produces MDIEQVASLQRGQSLPLQRDVEAIAIPFGSTEQLPEDSVVSVMQAKGSTVSVGFEGRLFLIEGSNLDALGLPPLPRPTLHEDATEDEIEQFVWDQLRTCFDPEIPVNIVELGLVYGCRIERLISGERMVTIRMTLTAPGCGMGDVIATDARNKILGAPQISKVHTEIVFSPPWSRDMMSEEAKLELGMF; encoded by the coding sequence ATGGATATCGAGCAAGTAGCCAGTTTGCAGCGCGGACAAAGTTTACCGCTTCAGCGTGATGTGGAAGCGATCGCGATACCGTTTGGCAGCACCGAGCAGCTGCCGGAAGATAGCGTCGTAAGTGTCATGCAGGCCAAGGGCAGTACGGTGAGCGTCGGCTTTGAGGGGCGTTTATTCTTGATTGAAGGCAGTAACCTTGATGCGCTGGGGCTTCCTCCACTGCCTCGACCAACGCTGCACGAAGACGCCACGGAAGACGAAATTGAACAGTTCGTCTGGGATCAGTTGCGGACATGCTTTGACCCGGAGATTCCCGTCAATATCGTTGAACTGGGGCTTGTTTACGGCTGCCGAATCGAGCGACTGATCAGCGGTGAACGGATGGTGACCATTCGTATGACGCTGACCGCCCCTGGCTGTGGTATGGGGGATGTGATTGCTACCGACGCGCGTAACAAGATCTTGGGCGCGCCGCAAATTAGCAAGGTGCATACCGAAATTGTCTTCAGCCCGCCCTGGAGCCGTGACATGATGAGCGAAGAGGCGAAGCTTGAGCTGGGTATGTTCTAA
- a CDS encoding DUF3549 family protein, which produces MQPIHTLDEFFQRSGASVSLYHMGRRVTPCPIDVLRQLENAQSPWPAPWQGQARVAFVFRLGDMPEPAIWFLALPLDEEGYLVPAQRDAFLNRLVETLGRNVSQLGQAGDPEVDNLMKENPLAFTPSAPFQAMLNARATHAFDLPASQHFEPVDAYLRDPQALDWQQLGLQGVADVVVRLGEETAERLATQLARLPTEVAQAFCLCLEHQPLPSSLVAALRQRGEKAIIAGNLEMLCACVRAVGATDTDEVGNWYAELLRDETTSGPDVLAAMAGRGWSHLEDGERLPLFLSRLADDERTDFIAMVKDLALIPRLRLPILMALRDAPEGSIIHARVAELSANSGHPLG; this is translated from the coding sequence ATGCAGCCAATTCACACCCTCGACGAGTTTTTTCAGCGCAGCGGCGCCAGTGTGTCGCTTTATCATATGGGACGGCGCGTTACCCCGTGCCCTATTGATGTACTTCGCCAGCTGGAAAATGCCCAGAGCCCATGGCCTGCTCCCTGGCAAGGCCAGGCGCGCGTGGCCTTTGTGTTTCGTCTGGGGGATATGCCCGAACCGGCGATCTGGTTTCTGGCCCTGCCGCTGGATGAGGAAGGCTACCTGGTGCCCGCCCAGCGCGATGCGTTTCTGAATCGGCTGGTTGAAACCCTGGGCCGCAACGTCTCGCAATTAGGCCAAGCGGGTGACCCGGAGGTTGATAACCTGATGAAGGAGAACCCGCTCGCCTTTACCCCGAGCGCCCCTTTTCAGGCAATGCTTAATGCCCGGGCAACCCATGCGTTTGACTTGCCTGCAAGCCAGCATTTTGAACCCGTCGACGCTTACCTCCGTGATCCACAGGCGCTAGACTGGCAACAGTTGGGGCTACAAGGTGTCGCCGATGTGGTAGTCCGGCTTGGTGAAGAGACGGCGGAACGACTCGCCACACAGCTCGCCCGTTTGCCCACAGAGGTTGCTCAGGCATTTTGCCTTTGTCTGGAGCATCAGCCTCTGCCCAGCAGCTTGGTCGCCGCATTGCGCCAACGGGGTGAAAAAGCCATCATTGCAGGTAATCTTGAAATGCTATGTGCCTGCGTGCGCGCCGTCGGAGCGACAGACACCGACGAAGTAGGCAACTGGTATGCTGAATTGCTCCGCGACGAGACCACCAGTGGGCCCGACGTACTGGCGGCGATGGCAGGAAGGGGCTGGTCACATCTGGAAGACGGCGAACGTCTGCCGCTTTTCCTATCGCGCCTGGCCGATGACGAACGAACCGATTTTATTGCTATGGTAAAAGACTTGGCTCTGATTCCCCGGCTACGCTTGCCAATACTGATGGCGCTGCGTGACGCACCGGAAGGCTCAATAATCCACGCCCGCGTGGCTGAACTGTCGGCCAATAGCGGCCACCCCCTGGGTTGA
- a CDS encoding YqcC family protein has translation MGAHRELHTALLDLEATLKAADLWRMPTPEAAAFSSQQPFCVDTMSLLQWLRFVFIARLESLAEAGGPMPAKCEVAPAVAAYLQQEKTPAHHQLLVVRAVERVDKVVTEN, from the coding sequence ATGGGCGCACATCGCGAGCTTCATACCGCGCTTCTTGACCTTGAAGCGACGCTAAAGGCCGCTGACCTATGGCGTATGCCAACCCCGGAGGCAGCGGCTTTTTCCAGCCAGCAGCCGTTCTGTGTCGATACAATGTCGCTGCTCCAGTGGTTGCGCTTTGTGTTTATCGCCCGTCTGGAGTCGCTGGCTGAAGCCGGTGGGCCGATGCCCGCCAAGTGCGAGGTAGCGCCCGCCGTGGCGGCCTATTTGCAGCAGGAGAAAACACCCGCCCATCACCAGTTGCTCGTTGTGCGGGCTGTGGAGAGAGTGGATAAGGTCGTCACTGAAAACTGA
- a CDS encoding SanA/YdcF family protein → MSLGALLLLATLLFVGGNLWILGRTAPYIHEQLSQCVPAEVGVVFGTSNWTRSGMRNPHFHARMRTAARLVDQQKVQHLLLSGDNRTHAYNEPRAMWRDLSRRGVAPEKLTMDFAGFSTYDTLARARDVFQLDQAVLITQDWHLPRAIYIAQALGMQVTGCVAEERDGAGGWHVLMREWAARVATLGDLYIWGREPYFLGPPEPIQTLPERTD, encoded by the coding sequence ATGTCGCTGGGAGCCTTGTTGCTGCTGGCGACATTGCTATTTGTGGGTGGCAATCTATGGATCCTGGGACGAACGGCCCCTTATATCCATGAACAACTTTCCCAGTGTGTACCCGCCGAGGTCGGGGTGGTGTTTGGCACGTCGAACTGGACACGCAGCGGCATGCGCAACCCTCACTTCCATGCGCGAATGCGCACTGCTGCCCGACTGGTTGACCAGCAAAAAGTACAGCACCTGCTACTCTCCGGCGACAACCGGACCCATGCCTATAATGAACCGCGCGCCATGTGGCGAGACTTGTCCCGGCGTGGCGTAGCCCCTGAAAAACTGACCATGGACTTTGCTGGCTTTAGTACCTACGACACCCTGGCAAGGGCACGTGATGTTTTTCAGCTAGACCAGGCGGTATTGATTACCCAAGACTGGCATTTACCCAGAGCGATATACATCGCCCAAGCGTTGGGTATGCAGGTGACTGGCTGTGTCGCTGAAGAGCGCGATGGAGCGGGGGGCTGGCACGTTCTGATGCGTGAGTGGGCAGCCAGAGTGGCAACGCTCGGTGATTTGTATATCTGGGGGCGCGAGCCCTACTTCCTAGGCCCACCTGAGCCTATTCAAACCTTACCCGAGCGCACGGATTAG